The Ananas comosus cultivar F153 linkage group 20, ASM154086v1, whole genome shotgun sequence region TAGTCGTTTTTTATGCTGGAATTTTCGAAATTGACGATCAACtttattagatttgatttataatataaaaattacgtaaaaaataattttttaaaatttttcaatagtATTTATCTAATAATCAAAGAGTCTAAAGTCAACAACTTTAATGATGGTGGTAGGCCTCTGTAAGtttaataatatagaaatattcaaatcgtgcaaattttaataaaaaattctttatgctataaaaaataaaattaatatttttgatctaaaattttactgtcatattattattttttatgaaatttttattctgaGCCATTTAAGTCAAGTCTaatatccaaaaattataaaatttatttttaaattattttaatattttgagtcAAGTCTAATAAAATCCAATGTAGATTTAGAAGTTCTAGTATTGCGAACTATTTAACAGCATAGagattatatacatatacacagcgagatagatatataaatataagggttaatttcatatcactgcaaatatagtgaatagcaaatatattcgtacaaagttcaactttcatatgttgtccctacaaaagtcctgatgttttcaaatatattcctgccgctagaatccgttagaaaaagttagttaatcataggttaaatatttaaccttagttagtttttgatatatttacctCTTTATATTACACTAGTATGATTTtcggaggaatatatttgtgatggcaaaattgaaaatataaacgagtgagaaacatatttaaaaatattgtgaaaataataatataaaaattaaactttgtagaaatatatttatcatttattatatttacataaaCACGTATTAAATTAACCCCTAAATATAAACTAAAACATAAAACGATTTTCCTTTGCCTCACTACATCAACGTCCCGATCCGACGAAACAAACGGACCTTCCGGTTTTGGTCATCGCACCAACCCCCCTTCCTGTCCTCTCCCCCAAAATCCAGGCTGTCCTCCNCGATCTCCGGCCAACGGCTCTGATCTCTTGCACGTTACATCAGAAGAAGGGGTTAATTGAACCGTCACTCCCCAACCTTTTATCAGATTTGAGAGGTCTCCCATTTCCTTCATTTTCTAATTTCTTCGTGTTAAGTCTAATCTCTCAGCTCTCAGCTCTCAGCTCTCAGCGTCATTCTCTGTGCCTACTGTAAGACCCCAAATAGtcttatgtataaaatataatataattaaattttttaattcaactttagtattttatgcgataattagatttaaaaaattaccgTTTGGTTTggagttaagaaaaaattagttattccaGAAATAGGATTAAatttagggttaaggtggggttagagtatttttgtgtttggttgggggttggagttagtccaggatagtgaaaaatagtatttggttgaagtaggtgggataagaaggatggtggattattatgaatagaaaatagtatttggttggagtttgatggggttaggtggggttagctaatccgggataatccatttgaggtggggttaaccccacccatttttagaagtgtttggaaataaaatgggggttaagagATTATTCcatcccttaacccccaaccaaacggaggagagttaagcgtgttaggactaAAGTAGTTTTACGATGGATGATATATTGAAAAATGAGACGTCACAGACTCACAGttacaataagaaaaaaatgtgAGAtctagatagttctatatataagatatataataggactaaatctcttaacttaactataatattttgatcGGTGGTAGAATTAGAATAGTCCTATAATAGATAATTCTCTGAAAAGTAAGGATGATTAGatccaaaatattaaaagagttaagcataTTAAAACTATAGTAGTCCTAGGATGAATAAACATGTCCTCAAAATTTTCGGAGGGTTATCGAATCATAACTATAATCAATACAAGCAAATAAGATTTTTGAATAGCTTGGATTTaactagataaaaaataaaaataaagaaccaAAGAGCTAACAAAAACAATTTGGAAcgaaaatagggaaaaaaaaaaaaaagaagattaggAACGAACCATATGCGTAGCATTACTCGTCATAAgggaaaagtaaaaatatttgactaaaacttaataattttaatctttttagtaaataaaattagagtaattaataattagtaactaataaatatcataaaatttgataaattttttttttaacctgagTAAATGTAAAACTCAAAATGGGAAAAAAGCTGAGAAGTCTcttttaaaatacataataggTGAGGGGGTTTCCGCACATTTTCCCCTCCCTGGCCCTTTTCCCCTCCGTCCATCTCCTCCACTATCGCCgcgcctttctctctctctctctctctctctctctctctctctctctcttcttgatCCAACATGATGgtgttgtagagagagaaaaaaaaaccctagaaaaaaagaaattaaaaaaatagtctaaaaaaaaaaaagcgtctTCGCAATCGCTCGCTCGGCCATGGCGATGTACGAAGAGAGCTCGCGACGACGCTAACATGCGCAGGGCTCCCCCTTCCGCTCGCCCCGACGCCCCCctcgatctagggtttcggTTCGACCCCCTCGCGTGTCCTCTCTAAGGGCGAGATCATGGCGGCGAGGGCTTGGAGCTCGGcctcgctcctcctcctcctcctcggcgccgctgccgccgcggcggcggcggcggagccggTGTGCCCTAGGGCGTCGGCCGCGGACGCGATCTTGGGGCGATGGGGGTCGTGCTCGGCCCCGGATTCGACGGCGATCGACGGTGACTCGATTGGGGTGGTGGAGGTGAGTAGATTCTGATTCGAGGTTAATTAGATGCTCTTTGATGGGGACATTTCATGGCGCTCTATGTATTTCTTTGGAGATTCTGTAGCTTTCTCTTGTAATTTCTCTATGTAGATAGGTGGTTGAATTGTAGATGTCAAATAATTCTTTTTACGAATCTCCTGGAATTCATAATTCTTTTAGTTTTAAGGTAATTTTATTGgtaaatttaagttttagggttttttttttttctttagcttGTAGAAAGATCTTTCCTATGAACTTTTGTCTGATGAGAAAATCTATGGAAATTgtaaagagggaaaaaaaaaaattaggggaaAGTTGTATTGCTGGTATGGTTTAGGCATGTATACATAAATGAGCTTTTGGATGGTTAGTTGATGAACAACAAGATATATGCACTTCATGCAGGGTAACTAATGTTGTCATGCAAAATGATGAGCAAAATCAGCACGGAGATTTTAAATGGAAGCTCTGCTTTGAAATATACGTTCTTCTTCGTTTATAGATTTGATAGACGAGAGTGCGTTGTGTCTGTTTCTGTTGTATGCTAAGGTGAATCTTTATCTTTTGAGCCTTCCAAATTTTCCATCTTTAGCTGTAGAAAATGAGCTCGGATGTGGATTGATTAGATTCACCAATCATCAGTAGGCAGATACCGACGTGCTAACACTTGTCGCCTTGTGTAATTGTGTTATATTAGGTTATATTTATCCTTGTGAAAAAGTATTCTCTACGCCATCCGGTTCTGAACCTATATCGCTTGCCCACTAGGATTACGTGctctttttattcttattttttatgtGCTTGTCGCATTCGCTTTGGCGTTTTCCTGCCCCTTTGGCCTGTTTTGGTTAGCCTAGAGCTTCTGCAAAAAAGCTGTATTAGTAGAGCTGTGTAGTAAAATGTTCAACAGCGTCTTGCTGTAGTTAGGAGTTTTAGGCTTAGATGCTCATTTTGCTAACATGACTGTTTTAGTAACCATGTGTATTCCTTAAACTTGAGAATATCTCTAGTTCTTAATTTGCTTTTTGCATAATCTATGTAAATTAAGTTGGTCCCAAACTGTTGACTTGACTTTTCCCCTTAATCTTGAATTTGTGGTAAAAtgtggctttttttttcttgcaataATTTgatgcatttatttattttttttctctgtttctttttttaggGAGATGAGGCTACTTTGCAAAAAGCTTTGAACATAGTGCATTGGAACAGGGAGGAATATGTTGCCATACTCTTTTATGCTACATGGTGTCCTTTCTCTAAGATTTGCAGACCAAACTTCCACAGATTGTCTTCCATATTTCCAGCTATACGGCATTTTTCGTTTGAAGAATCTGTTATCCGGCGAAGGTGTGTGCTTGATGAACATAAACTTATGGTCCAATAATTATTAAGTACCTAATAACTAGAAATGGTATGTTGCAGCATACTCTCAAGATATGGAGTTCATGGTTTTCCAACCCTCTTTCTTTTAAACTCTACAATGCGAGTGCGGTATCATGGACCACGAAACACTGATTCCCTAGCTGCTTTCTACACTGATGTTACAGGTCAGTAGAATTTTCCTGTGGATTATCTCTTGCTTTAAAATAAGAGTACCATACAATCTTGAAAATCACtataatacattttaattatcctcataaaaattaaaatacagcCTCAATCTTGAAAGGCTAAGTTTGAGGAAATCCCATgtaaatattctaatttttacttggctacttatagtagtaaaatatatatattctcttcaGCAATATCTATCACATATCTCATAGACCAACTTGCAAGCTGGATTTCTGAggataacatatatatatatgttagccGTTTTAACACTATGTTTATCTCCTTCTAGTGTTGTTCTCATATCTTACACTGGTACATTTAAAATTCTTGAAGGGATTA contains the following coding sequences:
- the LOC109725972 gene encoding 5'-adenylylsulfate reductase-like 3 — encoded protein: MAARAWSSASLLLLLLGAAAAAAAAAEPVCPRASAADAILGRWGSCSAPDSTAIDGDSIGVVEGDEATLQKALNIVHWNREEYVAILFYATWCPFSKICRPNFHRLSSIFPAIRHFSFEESVIRRSILSRYGVHGFPTLFLLNSTMRVRYHGPRNTDSLAAFYTDVTGINPASPDGILLNKMVDLSNMTEFNEDTEQETCPFSWARSPEKLLQQDTYLALASAFVLLRLLYILVPKLNACANRAWRRRVRFASLISFWDCFRAYIEQAKQGFNKVLPCKRSNLQEGAMNARVWASKSLASVAIGEPSSSNLHSTS